In Nostoc piscinale CENA21, the genomic stretch AACGAAGTGGTTTCAATACCGAAGAAGCCGAGAATGGCGACAACTAAAACAATTCTTAAAGTTACGCCGATGATATTAAGCAGGTAGTTAACTAGAGTTGGATCAACGTGTTGACTGCGGAAACCACGTCTGACTAACTTGAGTGCAAAATCAATCAGCTTTTGTGCCACAATCCACAGAGCGATCGCACCCAGGATTTTCAAGCCAAAAGTCGTTAACAGTGCAACTGCTACTTGGCCAATTTGATTCAAATTCATAAACTTTTTTATTTCTTGCTAGTTTTATCCAAAACATTACAAGAAACTGAGCAAAAAGTTTTCAGGAACAGTTTTTTTTTAATGTTTGGATAAATACCAAAAACTGTTACTCTATTGAAGTTAGTCAGAATTAGTTTATTATTCGCCCTCTTCCTGTGTTTTTCGATGCTCTTCAATTCTGCTAAAGATGTCATCGATTGTTGGATTTCCTAAAATTTGATCTCTATCTTTTGTGTAATCTCCACTACCTTTTTCAAATTGCTGCATAAATCTTGCCATTCCATCAGGGCCAAGAGCTTTTGTCAAGGCTTCTATTCCCAACCTTCTAATTTCAGCTTGAGTCAGTTTAGTCACGTCTAGCATTGATTACCTCCAATACCCACCGTAAAAATTAAAGCTTCCAGATGTGCATCTTGCTCGGTATGATATTTAATCTGCAAGCATTTACCTAATAGAAACTAGCTATGACTCAAAACTACCGCATTACCTTACTTCCCGGCGATGGCATTGGCCCTGAAATTATGGCAGTGGCGGTAGATGTGCTGAAAGTCGTAGGGAAAAAATTTGATATTGAGTTTGCCTTCCAAGAAGCTTTAATTGGTGGTGCAGCCATTGACGCGACAGGCGAACCTCTACCAGCCGCTACCTTAGATACTTGTCGCAATAGTGATTCTGTATTACTCGCCGCTATTGGTGGTTATAAGTGGGATACTTTACCATCTCACCAGCGCCCAGAAGCAGGTTTGTTAGGACTCCGCGCGGGTTTGGGTTTATTTGCCAATTTACGCCCCGCCCAAATTTTGCCGCAGTTAATTGACGCTTCGACTTTGAAACGGGAAGTTGTGGAAGGCGTAGATATTATGGTGGTGCGAGAACTCACTGGTGGAATTTACTTTGGTAAACCCAAGGGAATTTTTGAAACCGAAACAGGTGAGAAACGCGGTTTGAATACAATGGTTTACAGTGAGTCGGAAATTGAGCGCATCGGGAGAGTTGCCTTTGAAACTGCCAGAAAAAGACGCGGTAAACTCTGTTCTGTAGATAAAGCCAACGTATTAGAAGTATCGCAGTTATGGCGCGATCGCATCACCAAACTGTCCGCCGAATATCCCGATGTCGAACTGTCTCACCTTTATGTTGATAACGCAGCGATGCAATTAGTCCGCGCTCCGAAACAATTCGATACGATTGTCACAGGTAATTTGTTTGGCGATATTCTCTCTGATGCGGCGGCGATGTTAACTGGCAGTATTGGGATGCTACCCTCTGCAAGTTTAGGTGCTTCTGGCCCTGGTGTATATGAACCAGTCCACGGTTCTGCACCCGATATTGCAGGACAAGATAAGGCGAATCCTTTAGCGCAGGTTTTGAGTGCCGCAATGATGTTACGCTACGGGTTAAATCAGCCACAAGCAGCAGATAGCATCGAAAAAGCTGTGTTGCAAGTTTTAGCACAAGGCGATCGCACAGGCGATATCATGTCACCAGGCATGAATCTTTTGGGTTGTCAGGCAATGGGGAATTCACTCATTCAGGCACTAGAGAAATAATTCTTTTTGCATAAACTCGCCAAATTGGCAATCTTTACAGAAACTTTCGGGTACACTATAGACAAAATCTAGTAAGTAGTTAGCAGTAAATAGTGTACGCTTTACGACAAGAGACAGCTAATTTCAATGCCTCTAGAATCCAGCCACCTCTGATTGATCCCGCAGTCATCAGAGCGGCTGGCAAGATTTACTACACTTATTGTGAAGTACATCCTGAAATTGTGGGGCAGCCTTCCGGGGTAGCAATTAATCGTGTTACCCATCGAGGCAAAGTCATTTTTACTAACCAACCCGTTCTCTTACCGCAAGAATGTTTTGTACCTTTAAATCAAATTGAGTCACACATGTATTAGTTATGAGTCATTAGTCATTGGTCATTAGTCATTTGACAAAGTACAAATGACAAAGGACAAATAACAAATGACTATATGGACTTTTTAATGGCCGTTCCGGCGATTATTGTTGTTTTCGCCTTGGGTGCATCTATAGGTAGCTTCATTAACGTTGTCGTTTATCGAATACCTGCGGGGTTATCGATTCTTTGGCCGCCTTCCCGTTGCCCCCATTGCTTAAACCAGCTAAAAGCTTATGACAATGTACCCGTGCTGGGATGGTTGTGGTTACGCGGAAAATGCCGTTATTGCAAAAGTAAAATAGCTGTTCGTTATCCCGTAGTAGAAGCAATAACGGGAATAATTTTTGTCGTCATTTTTTTAGTATTTCAAGTTTCCATCGCTACGTTAGGATATTGGGCTTTTTGTAGTTGGCTGTTGGCATTAGCCTTAATTGACTTAGATACCATGACTCTCCCCAATGCCTTAACACAATCAGGTTTAGTGTTAGGCTTGGGATTTCAAATAATTAGCGGTATGAATTCCGAAATCAGCAGTGTCAGTATAGTTAGACACCTGATGATGGGGATAGTTGGTGCTGTTGTGGGTTTATGGCTATTTGATGGTATTGCCTTTGGTGGTTCAATAGTTCTTGGTAAAACGGCGATGGGTGCGGGAGATGCCAAACTTGCAGCTATGATGGGTGCTTGGCTGGGTTGGCGTTATTTGCTATTGGCTAGTTTAATTGCCTGCGCCGTGGGAGTATTGATAGGTGGATTAGTATTGGTGCGATCGCCTAAAAAAACC encodes the following:
- a CDS encoding prepilin peptidase, with protein sequence MDFLMAVPAIIVVFALGASIGSFINVVVYRIPAGLSILWPPSRCPHCLNQLKAYDNVPVLGWLWLRGKCRYCKSKIAVRYPVVEAITGIIFVVIFLVFQVSIATLGYWAFCSWLLALALIDLDTMTLPNALTQSGLVLGLGFQIISGMNSEISSVSIVRHLMMGIVGAVVGLWLFDGIAFGGSIVLGKTAMGAGDAKLAAMMGAWLGWRYLLLASLIACAVGVLIGGLVLVRSPKKTGVKIPFGPFLALGAIITVFTGPAILSAYLKFAFPS
- the leuB gene encoding 3-isopropylmalate dehydrogenase; this translates as MTQNYRITLLPGDGIGPEIMAVAVDVLKVVGKKFDIEFAFQEALIGGAAIDATGEPLPAATLDTCRNSDSVLLAAIGGYKWDTLPSHQRPEAGLLGLRAGLGLFANLRPAQILPQLIDASTLKREVVEGVDIMVVRELTGGIYFGKPKGIFETETGEKRGLNTMVYSESEIERIGRVAFETARKRRGKLCSVDKANVLEVSQLWRDRITKLSAEYPDVELSHLYVDNAAMQLVRAPKQFDTIVTGNLFGDILSDAAAMLTGSIGMLPSASLGASGPGVYEPVHGSAPDIAGQDKANPLAQVLSAAMMLRYGLNQPQAADSIEKAVLQVLAQGDRTGDIMSPGMNLLGCQAMGNSLIQALEK